Part of the Bacteroidales bacterium genome, ATGATGATAGGACCGGAACCAATAATCATTATCTTTTTTATATCCGTGCGTTTTGGCATATCTCACTAACAATATATTTTTGTGCTCATATTTTCAAGAAAGAAAAAGCTACGGCAGGATTTGGGTGAAGTGCCGAAGGCAAAAATCTGATATACGCCGTTGAGAGCTTACGCACCTATTCTTTCTTTGCCCTTTTTCGGTCAACGAATAACGTCCCCTTGATACTCTACTGAGTTCACTAGCTTGGCATAGATTTGCTATGTGACTTCTAACCTAATGCGGTGTGCTGATTTTCCTCTCCACTTGGTTTCTCTTAAATCTTTTTCAGTTAACTGTATGAAACGGGGAGCCTCTTGTATATCTGCTGTAACCCAGCTTCTCCGCTAAGTGAGTTTACACTTTTGAGAATTGCTATTTCCCAAACATTCACCTTAAATCTCCTATTCTATCTCAATGGCGTATAATGTTTGAGCATTTACGAACTTGCGAAGCAAGTTAGGCAAAGTAAAACGAAGCCGTAAATGCTTTGTTATGCGTTTGTTGACATTTCTCATTAACATATACCTCAAACAGAATTCGATTTCTTTATCAATTGATTCCAATAATTATTCATTTGTTCAAAAGATTCTTTATCAACACTTTTTAGATAATTCAGCCAACCTATTATGGATGCTTTATTGGTATACTTATCATCTTTACTCAAATTGAATAAAAAATGATGTATCACAGCCCTCATTTGTTTTTTCTTCTTTTTGCCAATTCCAAATTCAGGTTCAGAATTATTTTTTACTAGTCCAGTTATTGAACATCTCTTTCTTGGCCCTAAGACTCTTAACTTATCCATATTGGGTTTAAGATGTTCCGATTTAATAATCTTGATAATTCTCGGCAAGGATAGAGAAAGTGTAGCCGGATTATTTGAAGACAAAGTTATATCATCTGCATACCTCGTATATATAATATTTCTTCTCGAGGTATAACCTGCAATCCTTCTATCAAGTTTTGCCGCAATTAAATTTGATAGTGAAGGGGAAGTAACAGCACCTTGTGGTAAACTCCCATCGCAAGTACAAAGCCTCGCAAGAATAGACGCAGCTTTTTTAGAATAACCAATGAGCAAAAATACTTTTGCTGCTCGTCTAATAGAAATTGATGAAAAAAAATCTTCTAAATCCAATAATACGAAATGCCTGTTATTGGAATGTGGAGTTACATTGTCTGAAATATTCCTATTTTTAATATAAGCTGTAGCAAATGTAGTAGGACTAAGTTTATCTAAAATATTTCTGAGTATCCAAGCCTGAATCGCTTTTAAATCTTTCCTTGGTTGTCTTATTTCACGAAGTTTTCCATTCGACTTTGGTATTTTATACTTTTTATAATATCTATGGGGAAATTTACTGAGCATTTTAATCCGCTCTGGGGTAATATGCATTAAAGATGCCAGTTCTTCCTCATCGGAAAACACAGGTAGATTCAATAATCTTAAAAGTTCGCTGTTACTTTTCATTGTGAACCAAATGGGGTGAAGCAAACGTCACTTACTCATAGCATCGCGCAGCGACGAACGAAGAACGAAGTGATTCGTTCCGCGAATGGTTTCCGAATAGGAAACCATGAGGGCAGTAATGCCTCTGTTTGCATCCGGAGTGGCGAAACACCACTCAAGCTTGTCAAATGACAAGCTTGGCTAAGATCCTTTTGCTTCACCCCAAATCCTCTGGTAATTCCTCCTAAGAGTTAAGTTTAATGCTTCTAATCTAAGTTTTGTCAAAAATGATGAAATCATGCGTGCTTTCTTTCTTGTCTCATTGCCATAAATCAAATTATCTATACCTTTGGAAGTTGTTGAAAGATTCCCTGAACTAAGAGATACCTTTCTTTCATTAATTAAGCTATTTATAACCGTTTCAGCCGCAGTAACCACTATTTTTTCCCCACTGATGGCAAGTGCTCTTGAAATAGTAAGAATAGCATCTTTTGGTATTGGGTCAAAAATATAGATTAATGCTAAATAGAATCTATAGGCAGAAATAGGATTTGATAAGTCTCTTATTGGCGAAGAATGTTTAGCCACATCACGAGCAGAATCGGCTATTTGTTTAACAAGCTTATATAAATTGCTACTATCCATCGATGAGAATACAACTTTACTTTGGGTCTTT contains:
- a CDS encoding retron St85 family RNA-directed DNA polymerase encodes the protein MKSNSELLRLLNLPVFSDEEELASLMHITPERIKMLSKFPHRYYKKYKIPKSNGKLREIRQPRKDLKAIQAWILRNILDKLSPTTFATAYIKNRNISDNVTPHSNNRHFVLLDLEDFFSSISIRRAAKVFLLIGYSKKAASILARLCTCDGSLPQGAVTSPSLSNLIAAKLDRRIAGYTSRRNIIYTRYADDITLSSNNPATLSLSLPRIIKIIKSEHLKPNMDKLRVLGPRKRCSITGLVKNNSEPEFGIGKKKKKQMRAVIHHFLFNLSKDDKYTNKASIIGWLNYLKSVDKESFEQMNNYWNQLIKKSNSV
- a CDS encoding retron St85 family effector protein — encoded protein: MNEISIFLCGGSGPEKEKFRRKVGEKISGMLSKYKYTVYYPEDIFIELILGHQKQDLLTLENLLANSVNAVVVLLQSPGTFTELGAFANYEKLNDKLIVINDPRFTRRKSFINLGPIRYLETKTQSKVVFSSMDSSNLYKLVKQIADSARDVAKHSSPIRDLSNPISAYRFYLALIYIFDPIPKDAILTISRALAISGEKIVVTAAETVINSLINERKVSLSSGNLSTTSKGIDNLIYGNETRKKARMISSFLTKLRLEALNLTLRRNYQRIWGEAKGS